A genomic segment from Bosea sp. OAE506 encodes:
- a CDS encoding ATP-binding protein, whose protein sequence is MDISSSSWAAVSLLVLALFATVAAVLLLRQRERIVQQAAELASDVEALNDRLWVLADSEEHYRSLIEAQGDLIVRRDGARIVYANGAYAALLGLDEAQVVGSLAQPQLIACRPALALEGGARVFDECLATPQGERWVSWVETVVPVALGQTVLQRVGRDITARIAAEQELVEARARAESANEAKSRFLATVSHEFRTPLNGILGMADLLGDTGLDPEQATYVRALRTSGEALLGLVDDILDFAKVEAGKLELASERFDLGVLVETVSELMAPRAQVKGIELAAHLAPDLPTHLVGDRDRLRQILLNLVGNAIKFTDQGGVGIRIGRDAETVVIEVADTGPGIPEERRQAIFEEFEQADVSPARRHEGTGLGLAIVRRLTGLMGGSVGVEARDGGGSLFRVRLPLPVADDAQHAALPDWRGKRVLVVSGAPFGAGFLRETILAAGGDALVASDAAEARALLRGTAGSDAALIDQEIGRTEAISLAAEARRAGVGDCLIMLSPLERRQFGSPREAGFTGFLVKPVRARSLYQRLSPRPVLLAASAELASAPPQSPARPRLTVLVAEDNEINALLATRTLERFGCAAVWAPDGPRALAAIEAGFAGDGPSFDLVLLDIRMPGMDGLAVARAVREKETQSLGRAPLPLVAVSANVAEGDRAAALAAGMDDCLAKPLERAALQRWLDRVAASQPLSRSA, encoded by the coding sequence ATGGATATTTCCTCATCATCCTGGGCAGCGGTTTCGCTGCTGGTGCTGGCGCTCTTCGCCACCGTTGCCGCCGTTCTGCTGCTGCGGCAGCGCGAGCGGATCGTCCAGCAGGCGGCGGAACTCGCCAGCGACGTCGAGGCGCTGAACGACCGCCTCTGGGTGCTGGCCGACAGCGAGGAGCATTACCGCAGTCTGATCGAGGCGCAGGGTGACCTGATCGTACGGCGCGACGGTGCTCGCATCGTTTATGCCAATGGCGCCTATGCTGCCCTGCTGGGGCTCGACGAGGCGCAGGTGGTCGGCTCGCTCGCCCAGCCGCAACTCATCGCCTGCCGACCCGCTCTGGCCCTGGAGGGTGGTGCCCGTGTCTTCGACGAATGCCTGGCGACGCCGCAGGGCGAGCGCTGGGTCTCCTGGGTCGAGACAGTGGTCCCGGTCGCGCTGGGCCAGACCGTGCTGCAGCGTGTCGGGCGCGACATCACCGCCCGCATCGCCGCCGAGCAGGAACTGGTCGAGGCCCGCGCCCGCGCCGAAAGCGCCAATGAGGCGAAGTCGCGCTTCCTCGCCACCGTCAGCCACGAATTCCGCACACCGCTCAACGGCATCCTCGGCATGGCCGATCTGCTCGGCGACACCGGGCTCGATCCGGAACAGGCGACCTATGTCCGAGCGCTGCGTACCTCCGGCGAGGCGCTGCTTGGGCTCGTCGACGATATTCTCGATTTCGCCAAGGTCGAGGCCGGCAAGCTCGAACTCGCCAGCGAGCGGTTCGATCTCGGCGTTCTCGTCGAGACCGTCTCGGAGCTGATGGCCCCGCGTGCTCAGGTGAAGGGCATCGAGCTCGCCGCCCATCTCGCGCCCGATCTGCCGACGCATCTCGTCGGCGACCGCGACCGCCTGCGCCAGATCCTGCTGAATCTCGTCGGCAACGCGATCAAGTTCACCGATCAGGGCGGCGTCGGCATCCGCATCGGCCGCGATGCGGAGACGGTCGTCATCGAGGTCGCCGATACCGGCCCCGGCATCCCCGAGGAGCGGCGCCAGGCCATCTTCGAGGAGTTTGAGCAGGCCGATGTCTCGCCCGCGCGCCGTCACGAGGGCACGGGCCTCGGCCTCGCCATCGTGCGCCGGCTCACCGGGCTGATGGGCGGCTCCGTCGGGGTCGAGGCCAGGGATGGCGGCGGCTCGCTGTTTCGCGTGCGCCTGCCCCTGCCGGTCGCCGACGACGCCCAGCACGCGGCACTGCCGGACTGGCGCGGCAAGCGCGTGCTCGTCGTCTCCGGCGCGCCTTTCGGCGCCGGCTTCCTGCGCGAGACCATTCTGGCGGCCGGCGGAGACGCCCTTGTCGCCAGCGATGCGGCGGAGGCCCGCGCGCTGCTGCGCGGCACGGCCGGCTCCGATGCGGCGTTGATCGACCAGGAGATCGGCCGGACGGAAGCCATTTCGCTGGCGGCAGAGGCACGCCGTGCCGGTGTCGGCGATTGCCTGATCATGCTCTCGCCGCTGGAGCGGCGCCAGTTCGGCTCGCCGCGCGAAGCCGGCTTCACGGGCTTTCTCGTCAAGCCTGTGCGCGCCCGCTCGCTCTATCAGCGGCTTTCGCCGCGCCCCGTCCTGCTGGCGGCAAGCGCCGAGCTGGCAAGCGCTCCCCCACAGTCGCCGGCCCGCCCGCGCCTGACCGTGCTCGTGGCGGAGGACAACGAGATCAACGCCCTGCTGGCGACCCGCACGCTGGAACGCTTCGGTTGCGCCGCCGTCTGGGCGCCGGACGGCCCCCGGGCGCTGGCCGCGATCGAGGCGGGGTTCGCCGGCGATGGGCCGAGCTTCGATCTCGTCCTTCTCGACATCCGCATGCCGGGCATGGACGGCCTCGCCGTCGCCCGCGCGGTGCGGGAGAAGGAGACGCAGAGCCTCGGCCGGGCACCTCTGCCGCTCGTGGCGGTCAGCGCCAATGTCGCCGAGGGGGACCGCGCGGCGGCGCTCGCGGCCGGCATGGATGATTGCCTGGCTAAGCCTCTCGAACGCGCGGCGCTCCAGCGCTGGCTCGACCGCGTCGCCGCGTCGCAGCCTCTGAGCCGGTCGGCCTAG
- a CDS encoding TRAP transporter permease, with translation MTSQPTAAELAKLEEELDPEMQFRKVPHGTALIVGGLLLALSAFHYYTAGFGLLRETTHRGVHLAFVLGLIFLVFSARKSESGTVYASTWLRPGGVPLYDWIFALAVAVSSLYVPWIFEDMVFRVGNPSGLDVAMGTITIVLMIEATRRAIGWGLPLIALFAMTYAIFGNWFPGIFLHPGSTWSNLVNHLYLTSQGVYGVALGVVATYVFHFVLFGVLATRIGLGRLFLGVAAAVAGRYAGGPAKVSIFGSALFGMISGSSVANTVTVGSLTIPMMIRLGYKRHFAAAVESTAATGGQITPPIMGAAAFLMVEFLNLPYATIIIAAIIPAFMHFFGVLMQVHFEAKRSGMGGMTDADAPKLSEVFARDWPTIAPLFALIMVLFTGYTPYLAAFWGITGCMLVGLAQHRAASALVFAVAIGIAAPTEFLRVPGVNLGLTAAAFLVMAHGVLMKSVEGRKRVDDMIDAFILGAKYAIGVGAAAATVGIIVGVVTLTGVGFKISWIVTSLADQWARGVSGLIPFFPFDLKSATLFFTLLLTGVVCILLGCGVPTTANYIIMVTVAAPALGMLGVNPLVAHFFVFYYGVLADITPPVAIAAYAGASMAGADPFKTGNTAFRLALGKVLVPFVFVFSPSMLIMVPGFTWTELVGCTAACIISITFLSAAFSGWFLATLAMWERVVIGLAALPMILATPTSVLAGFVIAAPVLLRQVVARRNAAAPA, from the coding sequence ATGACCAGCCAGCCCACCGCCGCCGAACTCGCAAAGCTCGAGGAGGAACTCGATCCCGAGATGCAGTTCCGCAAGGTGCCGCATGGCACCGCGCTGATCGTTGGCGGGCTGCTGCTGGCCCTCTCGGCCTTCCACTACTACACCGCGGGCTTCGGCCTGCTGCGCGAGACGACCCATCGCGGTGTGCACCTCGCCTTCGTGCTCGGGCTGATCTTCCTCGTCTTCTCGGCCCGCAAGAGTGAATCCGGCACGGTCTACGCCTCGACATGGCTGCGGCCGGGCGGCGTGCCGCTCTATGACTGGATCTTCGCGCTCGCGGTCGCGGTCTCCAGCCTCTATGTCCCCTGGATCTTCGAGGACATGGTCTTCCGCGTCGGCAATCCCTCGGGGCTCGACGTCGCCATGGGCACGATCACCATCGTGCTGATGATCGAGGCGACGCGCCGCGCCATCGGCTGGGGCCTGCCGCTGATCGCGCTCTTCGCGATGACCTATGCGATCTTCGGCAACTGGTTTCCGGGCATCTTCCTGCATCCGGGCTCGACCTGGTCGAACCTCGTCAATCACCTCTACCTGACCAGCCAGGGCGTCTATGGCGTCGCTCTCGGCGTGGTCGCGACCTACGTTTTCCATTTTGTGCTGTTTGGCGTGCTCGCCACCCGCATCGGGCTGGGCCGGCTCTTCCTCGGCGTCGCGGCGGCCGTCGCCGGGCGCTATGCCGGCGGGCCGGCCAAGGTCTCGATCTTCGGCTCGGCACTGTTTGGCATGATCTCCGGCTCCTCGGTCGCCAACACCGTGACCGTCGGCTCGCTGACGATCCCGATGATGATCCGGCTGGGCTACAAGCGCCACTTCGCGGCCGCCGTGGAATCGACCGCCGCCACGGGCGGACAGATCACCCCGCCGATCATGGGGGCGGCCGCCTTCCTGATGGTCGAGTTCCTCAACCTGCCCTACGCCACCATCATCATTGCCGCGATCATCCCGGCCTTCATGCATTTCTTCGGCGTGCTGATGCAGGTGCATTTCGAGGCGAAGCGCTCGGGCATGGGCGGCATGACCGATGCCGACGCGCCGAAGCTCTCCGAGGTCTTCGCCCGTGACTGGCCGACGATCGCGCCGCTCTTTGCACTGATCATGGTGCTGTTCACCGGCTACACGCCCTATCTCGCTGCCTTCTGGGGCATCACGGGCTGCATGCTCGTCGGCCTGGCGCAGCATCGCGCCGCCTCGGCCCTGGTCTTCGCGGTCGCGATCGGCATCGCCGCGCCGACCGAGTTCCTGCGCGTGCCGGGCGTCAATCTCGGCCTCACGGCGGCGGCCTTCCTGGTCATGGCCCATGGCGTGCTGATGAAGTCGGTTGAGGGCCGCAAGCGCGTCGACGACATGATCGACGCCTTCATCCTCGGCGCAAAATACGCCATCGGCGTCGGTGCGGCCGCCGCGACCGTCGGCATCATCGTCGGCGTGGTCACGCTGACCGGCGTCGGCTTCAAAATTTCCTGGATCGTGACCTCGCTGGCCGACCAGTGGGCGCGCGGCGTCTCCGGGTTGATCCCGTTTTTCCCCTTCGACCTGAAGAGCGCGACGCTGTTCTTCACCCTGCTGCTGACGGGCGTCGTCTGCATCCTGCTCGGCTGCGGCGTCCCGACAACGGCCAACTACATCATCATGGTGACCGTGGCGGCACCCGCGCTCGGCATGCTCGGGGTCAACCCGCTCGTCGCCCATTTCTTCGTGTTCTATTACGGCGTGCTGGCGGACATCACGCCCCCAGTGGCGATCGCGGCCTATGCCGGGGCGAGCATGGCGGGCGCCGACCCGTTCAAGACCGGCAACACCGCCTTTAGATTGGCGCTCGGCAAGGTGCTGGTGCCCTTCGTCTTCGTGTTCTCGCCCTCCATGCTCATCATGGTGCCGGGCTTCACCTGGACCGAGCTCGTCGGCTGCACCGCAGCCTGCATCATCAGCATCACCTTCCTCTCCGCGGCCTTCTCCGGCTGGTTCCTGGCCACGCTGGCGATGTGGGAACGGGTGGTGATCGGGCTTGCTGCCCTGCCGATGATCCTGGCCACGCCGACCAGCGTGCTGGCGGGCTTCGTCATCGCCGCACCCGTACTGCTGCGACAGGTGGTGGCGCGCAGGAATGCGGCCGCCCCCGCCTGA
- a CDS encoding GNAT family N-acetyltransferase — MAPDLQGRFREPARNAVAAGLLASGLAPLRRIGGETIRRFGLQPAQSDPLAGTLGRSGSLEVRLARGPSEVWRAQRLRYRVFYQEMSAKPDAVSRMFRRDADRFDAACDHLLVIDHAARGRFGGVKPKIVGTYRLMRQGAAERLGGFYTQSEFDLAPLIARHPGRRFLELGRSCVLEPYRGKKTVELLWHGIWAYIRHHRIDAMFGCASFDGTDPQALALPLSFLHHHARSAGEWSATAHGKQRVEMDLLPAQMVDAKLALKQMPPLIKGYLRLGARFGTGAVIDRQFGTTDVLVILPVEAIDQRYVAYYGDEGQRYAA; from the coding sequence ATGGCACCCGACCTCCAAGGACGCTTCCGAGAGCCGGCTCGCAATGCCGTGGCGGCGGGCCTCCTCGCCTCGGGGCTTGCTCCCTTGCGGCGGATCGGTGGCGAGACCATTCGCCGTTTCGGCCTTCAGCCGGCTCAGTCGGACCCTCTGGCCGGAACGCTCGGCCGTAGCGGCTCGCTCGAAGTCCGCCTCGCGCGCGGCCCCAGCGAAGTCTGGCGGGCGCAGCGCCTGCGCTACCGGGTCTTCTACCAGGAGATGTCGGCGAAGCCCGATGCCGTCTCCCGCATGTTTCGCCGCGATGCCGACCGCTTCGACGCGGCCTGCGACCATCTGCTCGTGATCGACCATGCCGCGCGCGGCCGCTTCGGCGGCGTGAAGCCGAAGATCGTCGGCACCTACCGGCTGATGCGGCAGGGCGCGGCCGAGCGGCTGGGCGGCTTCTATACGCAAAGCGAATTCGACCTTGCGCCGCTCATCGCCCGCCATCCGGGCCGGCGCTTCCTCGAGCTCGGCCGGTCCTGCGTGCTGGAGCCCTATCGCGGCAAGAAGACCGTCGAGCTGCTCTGGCACGGCATCTGGGCCTATATCCGCCACCACCGCATCGACGCGATGTTCGGCTGCGCCAGCTTCGACGGTACGGATCCGCAGGCCCTGGCCCTGCCGCTGAGCTTCCTGCACCACCACGCCCGCTCGGCCGGCGAATGGAGCGCCACAGCTCATGGCAAGCAGCGGGTCGAGATGGATCTTTTGCCGGCGCAGATGGTCGACGCCAAGCTCGCGCTGAAGCAGATGCCGCCCTTGATCAAGGGCTATCTGCGGCTCGGCGCCCGCTTCGGCACCGGCGCCGTAATCGACCGGCAGTTCGGCACCACCGACGTGCTGGTGATCCTCCCGGTGGAGGCGATCGACCAGCGCTATGTCGCCTATTACGGCGATGAAGGGCAGCGCTACGCCGCGTGA
- a CDS encoding PetM family of cytochrome b6f complex subunit 7, producing MRFLLRLLGYLLVAAGFVSLVIDGARSIANSSLRYTPVDLAVTTLSGARSEALRPLVERHLPAWVWDPVLTTLLLAPAALVALLLGFLLLRLGAPLEPGIGVVTRR from the coding sequence TTGCGGTTCCTGCTGCGGCTTCTGGGTTACCTGCTCGTGGCGGCCGGCTTCGTCTCCCTCGTCATCGACGGCGCCCGCTCCATAGCCAATTCCAGCCTGCGCTATACGCCCGTCGATCTCGCGGTGACCACGCTGTCGGGTGCCCGCAGCGAAGCATTGCGGCCCCTGGTCGAACGCCACCTCCCAGCGTGGGTCTGGGATCCGGTGCTGACGACCCTGCTGCTGGCGCCCGCCGCGCTCGTCGCGCTGCTGCTCGGCTTCCTGCTGCTCCGGCTGGGCGCCCCGCTCGAGCCCGGCATCGGCGTCGTCACGAGACGGTGA
- a CDS encoding TAXI family TRAP transporter solute-binding subunit — protein sequence MSLHRRSKFVVAGLALGGAALAAGLAFAQAPAFFRIGTGGTAGTYYPIGGLIANAISSPPQLVSTAVASNGSVANVNAIVGGAAESGFVQADVAFWAYSGTGVFEGKPKIEELRSIANLYPESVHLVVRKASNVKSVADLKGKKVSLDEPGSGTLLNAKAILAAFGVGEKDITPEYLKPNQAAEKMKDGSVDAFFFTGGFPAAAISELASTGSGIDILPITGAPAEKLAKDFPFFAVDEIPAGTYKDVGAVKTVAVGAHWVTSSKISADTVYAVTKALWSDKARAALDSGHAKGKAIQKATALNGLQGVPLHPGAERFYKEAGLLK from the coding sequence ATGTCACTGCATCGTCGTTCGAAATTCGTCGTCGCCGGTCTCGCCCTTGGCGGCGCGGCCCTGGCCGCCGGGCTCGCGTTCGCCCAGGCGCCGGCCTTCTTCCGCATCGGAACCGGCGGCACCGCCGGCACCTATTACCCGATCGGCGGCCTGATCGCGAACGCGATCTCCTCGCCCCCGCAGCTCGTCTCCACCGCCGTCGCCAGCAACGGCTCGGTCGCCAACGTCAATGCGATCGTCGGCGGCGCGGCCGAGTCCGGCTTCGTCCAGGCCGATGTCGCCTTCTGGGCCTATTCCGGCACCGGCGTCTTCGAGGGCAAGCCGAAGATCGAAGAGTTGCGCTCGATCGCGAACCTCTATCCCGAGAGCGTCCACCTCGTCGTGCGCAAGGCCTCGAACGTGAAGAGCGTCGCCGACCTCAAGGGCAAGAAGGTCTCGCTCGACGAGCCCGGCTCCGGCACGCTCCTGAATGCCAAGGCAATCCTGGCCGCCTTCGGCGTCGGCGAGAAGGACATCACGCCCGAATATCTCAAGCCCAACCAGGCGGCGGAAAAGATGAAGGACGGCTCGGTCGACGCCTTCTTCTTCACCGGCGGCTTCCCGGCGGCGGCGATCTCGGAGCTGGCCTCGACCGGCTCGGGCATCGACATCCTGCCGATCACGGGCGCTCCCGCCGAGAAGCTCGCCAAGGACTTCCCCTTCTTCGCCGTCGACGAGATTCCGGCCGGCACCTACAAGGATGTTGGTGCGGTCAAGACGGTGGCCGTCGGTGCCCATTGGGTGACCTCGTCCAAGATCTCGGCCGACACGGTCTATGCCGTGACCAAGGCCCTCTGGAGCGACAAGGCCCGCGCCGCGCTCGATTCCGGCCACGCCAAGGGCAAGGCGATCCAGAAGGCGACTGCCCTCAACGGCCTGCAGGGCGTGCCGCTGCATCCCGGCGCCGAGCGCTTCTACAAGGAAGCCGGCCTGCTGAAGTAA
- a CDS encoding YifB family Mg chelatase-like AAA ATPase yields the protein MVTRVATVAFEGIEARAVDVQVQVTPGGVNFILVGLPDKAVGESKERVRSALIASGLALPAKRITVNLAPADLPKEGSHYDLPIALGVMAAIGAIPADALAGYTVLGELALDGSISAVAGVLPAAIAAYGRGQGLICPHACGPEAAWAAADIDILAPRSLIQLANHFKGTQVMARPEPAVARQAGPLPDLADIKGQESAKRVLEIAAAGGHNLLMNGPPGAGKSMLASRLPSILPPLGPRELLEVSMVLSVAGHLAEGALTDRRPFRAPHHSASMAALVGGGLQAKPGEVSLAHHGVLFLDELPEFQAQALDALRQPMETGDVLISRANHRAIYPARFQLVAAMNPCRCGKATEPGFACRRQQNERCMAQYQSRISGPMLDRIDIAINVPAVTAADLILPAASEGSAEVAARVAAARRLQTARFEALGLSGVTTNAACPAPVLDEIARPDNAGLALLRDAADAMRLTARAYHRVLKVARTLADLDGEARVGRIHLAEALSYRTRSDQVAQAA from the coding sequence ATGGTGACGCGGGTCGCGACGGTGGCGTTCGAGGGCATCGAGGCACGCGCCGTCGATGTCCAGGTGCAGGTCACGCCCGGCGGCGTCAATTTCATCCTCGTCGGTCTGCCCGACAAGGCAGTGGGCGAGAGCAAGGAGCGGGTGCGTTCGGCGCTGATTGCCTCGGGTCTCGCCCTGCCGGCCAAGCGCATCACGGTCAACCTCGCTCCGGCCGACCTGCCCAAGGAGGGTAGCCATTACGATCTGCCCATCGCGCTCGGCGTCATGGCGGCGATCGGGGCGATCCCCGCCGATGCCCTCGCCGGTTACACCGTGCTGGGCGAACTCGCGCTCGACGGCTCGATCAGCGCAGTCGCGGGCGTGCTGCCGGCGGCGATTGCGGCCTATGGCCGGGGGCAGGGGCTGATCTGCCCCCATGCCTGCGGGCCGGAAGCCGCCTGGGCGGCGGCCGACATCGACATCCTCGCGCCGCGCTCGCTGATCCAGCTCGCCAACCACTTCAAGGGCACGCAGGTGATGGCGCGGCCGGAGCCGGCAGTCGCCCGCCAGGCCGGCCCGTTGCCCGATCTCGCCGACATCAAGGGCCAGGAAAGCGCCAAACGCGTCCTCGAGATCGCAGCCGCCGGCGGCCACAACCTCCTGATGAACGGCCCGCCCGGCGCCGGAAAGTCGATGCTGGCGAGCCGGCTGCCCTCGATCCTGCCGCCGCTCGGCCCGCGCGAACTGCTCGAGGTCTCGATGGTCCTGTCGGTCGCGGGCCATCTCGCCGAGGGCGCACTGACCGACCGGCGGCCCTTCCGCGCGCCCCACCATTCGGCTTCCATGGCGGCACTCGTCGGCGGCGGCCTGCAGGCCAAGCCCGGCGAGGTGTCGCTCGCCCATCACGGCGTGCTCTTTCTTGACGAACTGCCGGAGTTTCAGGCCCAGGCGCTGGATGCCTTGCGCCAGCCGATGGAGACCGGGGACGTGCTGATCTCGCGCGCCAATCACCGCGCGATCTATCCGGCCCGTTTCCAGCTGGTCGCGGCAATGAATCCCTGCCGATGCGGCAAGGCGACCGAGCCTGGCTTCGCCTGCCGTCGCCAGCAGAACGAGCGCTGCATGGCGCAGTACCAGAGCCGCATTTCCGGCCCGATGCTCGATCGCATCGACATCGCCATCAACGTGCCCGCGGTCACCGCCGCCGACCTGATCCTGCCGGCGGCGAGCGAGGGCTCGGCCGAGGTCGCCGCCCGCGTCGCCGCGGCGCGGCGCTTGCAGACGGCCCGTTTCGAGGCGCTGGGCCTGAGTGGTGTCACCACCAACGCGGCCTGTCCTGCGCCGGTGCTCGACGAGATCGCGCGGCCCGACAATGCCGGGCTCGCCCTGTTGCGCGACGCTGCCGATGCCATGCGCCTGACCGCGCGCGCCTATCACCGCGTGCTCAAGGTCGCCCGCACGCTGGCCGATCTCGATGGCGAAGCCAGGGTCGGCCGAATTCATCTGGCGGAAGCCCTGTCCTACCGCACGCGCAGCGACCAGGTCGCGCAGGCCGCCTGA
- a CDS encoding CPBP family intramembrane glutamic endopeptidase, whose product MNGAFAREPTLWRRILQSPFTRLVLLGGPVFVLMVASNTLMEYFKAAPLKSIAVAAGLAAIATAFYVGYARWIERRPVDELSLSGAGREWATGLLVGAGLYSACVMILIAFGMYRIEGLNPWTFVIPAVAMALSSGVFEELIFRGVLFRCVEDIFGSWISLAVSALVFGLVHLANPAGTLLGAIYISIEAGLLLAAAYMLTRRLWLSIGFHMAWNYTQSAIFSGIVSGNAPEPGLIRSNIKGPDLLTGGSFGLESSLIAFALCTATGVVMLILAVRRGRIVPPLWRRTG is encoded by the coding sequence ATGAACGGCGCCTTCGCTCGCGAGCCGACCTTGTGGCGGCGCATCCTGCAGTCTCCGTTCACGCGTCTGGTCCTGCTCGGCGGGCCGGTCTTTGTGCTGATGGTCGCCAGCAACACCCTGATGGAGTATTTCAAGGCGGCGCCGTTGAAATCCATCGCGGTCGCAGCGGGCCTGGCGGCCATCGCGACCGCCTTCTATGTGGGATATGCGCGCTGGATCGAGCGCCGTCCCGTCGACGAACTGTCCCTGTCGGGCGCGGGGCGGGAATGGGCCACCGGCCTGCTGGTCGGCGCCGGCCTCTACAGCGCCTGCGTGATGATCCTGATCGCCTTCGGCATGTACCGCATCGAGGGCCTGAACCCCTGGACCTTCGTGATTCCGGCCGTCGCGATGGCGCTCAGTTCGGGCGTCTTCGAGGAGCTGATCTTTCGCGGCGTGCTGTTCCGCTGCGTCGAGGACATCTTCGGCAGCTGGATTTCGCTGGCGGTCTCAGCCCTCGTATTCGGCCTCGTGCATCTGGCGAACCCGGCCGGCACGCTACTCGGCGCGATTTATATCAGCATCGAAGCCGGCCTGCTGCTGGCGGCGGCCTATATGCTGACCCGTCGTCTCTGGCTCAGCATCGGCTTCCACATGGCGTGGAACTATACCCAGTCCGCCATTTTCTCGGGGATCGTCTCCGGGAATGCGCCCGAGCCGGGTCTGATCCGCTCCAACATCAAGGGGCCCGACCTGCTCACCGGCGGCAGCTTCGGTCTGGAATCGTCGCTGATCGCCTTTGCGCTCTGCACCGCAACGGGCGTTGTCATGCTGATCCTGGCCGTCAGGCGCGGCAGGATCGTGCCGCCGCTCTGGAGGCGCACCGGCTGA
- a CDS encoding TIGR00645 family protein, giving the protein MAGESFDGGEAASRSGGLSRGFGEALSFSRWLLAPFYLLLVVGLAGLLLKALQEAWHFITHVFTATEAEVILAVLALIDLTFTGSLIVIVIFSGYENFVAKIDAGTSRNWPEWMSKIDFSGLKLKLISSIVAISAIQLLKAFMNVKGTSDRDLMWYVVVHVVFVASGLVMAWTDRISGEANGGKKGKGTPSAPTT; this is encoded by the coding sequence ATGGCGGGCGAAAGCTTTGACGGGGGCGAGGCCGCCTCGCGCAGTGGGGGGTTGTCGCGCGGCTTCGGCGAGGCGCTGTCCTTCAGCCGCTGGCTGCTGGCACCCTTCTATCTCCTGCTGGTCGTCGGCCTGGCAGGCCTCCTGCTGAAGGCGCTGCAGGAGGCCTGGCACTTCATCACCCATGTCTTCACCGCGACGGAGGCCGAGGTCATCCTTGCGGTGCTCGCGCTGATCGACCTCACCTTCACCGGCTCGCTGATCGTGATCGTGATCTTCTCGGGCTACGAGAACTTCGTCGCTAAGATCGATGCCGGCACCAGCCGCAACTGGCCGGAATGGATGTCGAAGATCGACTTCTCCGGGCTCAAGCTGAAGCTGATCTCATCGATCGTCGCGATCTCGGCCATCCAGCTCCTCAAGGCCTTCATGAATGTGAAGGGCACCAGCGACCGCGACCTGATGTGGTACGTCGTGGTCCATGTGGTCTTCGTCGCCTCTGGCCTGGTGATGGCCTGGACGGACCGGATCTCGGGCGAGGCCAATGGTGGCAAGAAGGGCAAGGGGACGCCCTCCGCGCCGACGACCTGA
- the msrA gene encoding peptide-methionine (S)-S-oxide reductase MsrA, with amino-acid sequence MFFLRKKTALPEAHEALPGRDTPLPTAERHFVNKRPLVGPYPEGMRVAIFGLGCFWGAERKFWQMGEGIWTTAVGYIAGFTPNPTYEEVCSGRTGHNEVVMVVFDPAVLPYEALLKTFWESHDPTQGMRQGNDVGTQYRSGIYVTDASQRAVAERSRADYQQALAARGYGPITTEILDSPTFYFAEDYHQQYLAKNPAGYCGLGGTGVSCPIGVGVAAA; translated from the coding sequence ATGTTCTTCCTGCGCAAGAAGACCGCCCTGCCCGAGGCCCACGAGGCCCTTCCTGGCCGCGACACGCCGCTTCCGACGGCCGAGCGTCACTTCGTCAACAAGCGTCCGCTCGTCGGCCCCTACCCGGAGGGGATGCGGGTCGCGATCTTCGGGCTGGGCTGCTTCTGGGGCGCCGAGCGCAAGTTCTGGCAGATGGGCGAGGGGATCTGGACGACCGCGGTCGGCTACATCGCAGGCTTCACGCCCAACCCGACCTATGAGGAGGTCTGCTCGGGCCGCACCGGCCACAACGAGGTGGTGATGGTCGTCTTCGACCCCGCCGTGCTGCCCTATGAGGCGCTGCTCAAGACCTTCTGGGAAAGCCACGACCCGACCCAGGGCATGCGCCAGGGCAACGATGTCGGCACGCAGTACCGCTCCGGCATCTATGTGACGGATGCGAGCCAGCGCGCCGTCGCCGAGCGCTCCCGCGCCGATTACCAGCAGGCGCTGGCGGCGCGCGGCTATGGGCCTATCACCACCGAGATCCTCGATTCGCCGACCTTCTATTTCGCCGAGGACTATCACCAGCAGTATCTCGCCAAGAACCCGGCCGGCTATTGCGGGCTCGGTGGCACCGGCGTCTCCTGCCCGATCGGCGTGGGCGTCGCAGCCGCCTGA